The proteins below come from a single Drosophila teissieri strain GT53w chromosome 3L, Prin_Dtei_1.1, whole genome shotgun sequence genomic window:
- the LOC122616925 gene encoding glutaminyl-peptide cyclotransferase: protein MPCQRILVALICLTIIVVITTICQSFHTNFLTVGRNGTLRYEPTELDLGQMRLLAGLSDSESLRQTVQRIAIKRVASTSGHSKVRNYIVNYLKKLNWNVELDIFTQKVPIMSAVTFHNIVARQNPRAQRYLMLGCHYDSKYFKDFDFMAATDSAVPCALMLNMATILRNQFRHRSDISLMLVFFDGEEAFGEWSAEDSLYGSRHLAELWEQHGFLDRIDLIVLLDLIGAQDMVFKQNIPSTSGWFRRLVQLEKKLFQAGILPLERPLFKFEPSTDIDDDHLPFMRRNVPVIHLISNKYPEAWHLAEDLERNVDYNATEQVALVLRMFVMEYLNSAPSTSNTVYQ, encoded by the coding sequence ATGCCTTGCCAGCGAATTCTCGTAGCATTGATCTGTCTCACGATCATAGTGGTTATTACGACCATCTGCCAATCTTTTCATACCAATTTTCTAACAGTGGGCCGCAATGGAACGCTAAGATATGAGCCCACTGAACTGGATCTTGGTCAAATGCGATTGCTCGCCGGACTCTCTGATTCTGAAAGTCTTCGCCAAACTGTGCAAAGGATTGCGATTAAGAGGGTAGCAAGCACTTCGGGGCATTCGAAAGTGAGAAACTACATAGTGAATTACCTGAAGAAACTGAACTGGAACGTAGAACTAGATATTTTTACACAGAAAGTGCCCATTATGAGTGCCGTAACCTTCCACAATATTGTGGCACGTCAGAATCCTCGGGCCCAAAGATACCTAATGTTGGGCTGCCACTATGACAGCAAGTACTTCAAGGATTTCGACTTTATGGCCGCCACGGATTCGGCAGTGCCCTGTGCCCTGATGTTGAATATGGCAACTATTTTGAGAAACCAGTTTCGACATCGCTCTGATATCAGCTTAATGCTGGTCTTCTTTGACGGCGAGGAGGCATTTGGGGAATGGTCGGCGGAGGATTCGCTCTATGGCTCCAGACACTTGGCGGAGCTGTGGGAGCAGCACGGTTTCCTGGATAGGATTGACCTCATCGTGCTGCTGGATCTCATTGGAGCCCAGGATATGGTCTTTAAGCAGAACATTCCAAGTACTTCTGGTTGGTTCCGCCGACTTGTCCAGCTGGAAAAGAAGTTATTCCAGGCGGGCATCCTGCCACTAGAACGTCCACTCTTCAAGTTTGAGCCCAGCACAGATATCGATGATGACCACCTGCCTTTCATGCGACGCAACGTTCCGGTTATCCATCTAATTTCCAATAAATATCCAGAAGCTTGGCATCTGGCTGAAGACTTGGAAAGGAACGTGGACTACAATGCTACGGAGCAAGTGGCTCTTGTTCTGCGAATGTTTGTCATGGAATACCTCAACTCGGCACCTTCTACTTCAAATACCGTTTACCAGTAG